The Cyprinus carpio isolate SPL01 chromosome A10, ASM1834038v1, whole genome shotgun sequence nucleotide sequence TCCAAAACCAGGTCAGCCCTTGGAAATGCTTTTAATCTTTTCAAAGTCTTTGTCCAGAAGATCATTTTAACATCTAGTCTATAATATTTAAGGTTTTAGAGCAGGGATCATTTTTTCCCCCTACATATAAACAAATGTGTGCCAGTTAACAGGAGAAACAGAGACTATTTGTTCTCACTGTTCTGACCACATGATCAGAACTAAAAGTCAACAGTCCACAAAGGGCAGTAAATTTGCCACAAAGTCTACAAGATCAGCTAGCTAAAGTTGCTAAAAGACAAGTTTGTCTTCAAGAAGACATTTGCTGAGCAGACAGCTCAGCTCAGTCTTTGCTTTAATGTCACTAATGAAAACTATGCTTTTTGCATACAGACAATATTGTTTGCAATCTAAGAACTTCGCAATCATGTCTCACAGATTTTTCTCCTTTCCTCATTGCTTAATCTATCATTGAAGAAAAAACTGCTGAGAATCATATATCTGCAAACACTGATGAGAATGGCCCACTCTCACATAGCGGTCCACTTCATCTTTAACGACCAAGGTCAAATTCTTGTCCAATTCTTGCTGCCACGTAATCCTGCAACAAAACATATGGGAAAACAGACCTTTGTCAACTTGCCCCATTCAAAATACCTGGCTTGAACTGGGACAGTGCACAGATGCCGAAACAAATCTTCAGTATCCACTTTTAACTTGACAAGACCCTTGCCATCAAAATCAAGCTCACTATCTTGCCAAAAAATGGTGTTACACATGGCAAGCAGGGCGCGGAGGTGCTGGTGGATCTCTTAGGGACTTCTTGGTGTCGCGACGTTGCAGACAAAGCAGGCAGAGGCGCTTGAGGCCTTTGCGGAaggcgctgtttgacaggctgTAGATGAGACAGTTGCAAAAACTATTGCTAATCGCCAGCCATGTGGTAATGAATGAGGCAATGGCATGGTGGTATATCCCTGCGCTCTCTAGTAAAAAGTAAATGATGTAGGGTAGCCAAAGCAGGTAGAACACACTGGTTATACGGAAGAGCACGGTTGCATAGCGTTTGTCCTTGCAGGCTTGCTCTCCCGGCTCAGGATCCTGTGGGCCAAAGCGAGCTCTTCGCTCGCTGATCTGCCGAGTGTGCTGCCGACAGATCCGAAAGATATGGGCATAGGTGAAGCAAACTGTGAAAGCAGCTGGTGCATAGAGGGCTGcaacaataaatgctgtaaaaaggGGCTGGGTGTCCCAGGAAGAGCAGGATTTAAATACATCACCGTGGTACCCCGGCTTGCCCCAACCAAAAAAAGAGGGCAAAAAGATGAGTGCCGAGTACAGCCAAATAAGGGTAATGCAAGTGCGAAGACGGCATGGTGTGACCAGAGCTGTGTAGGAAAGAGGTCGGGTGATGGCAACATAACGGTCAATACTAACGCATGCCAGAGAGGCCATGGAGACGCTCTTCAACACGCAGACCATGTAGCTAAAGACCATGCAGGTGAGTTTCTCGTTCACACCCTCCAGATGGTGCAGGAGGGACAAAGAGGGGATAAGACAGCTGACCCCAACCAGGAGGTCCGCATATGCCATAGTCTGTATAAAGGAGCTAGTGGTATGGTGGCTGAGTAACGGGGCACAGTGAAACACAAAGATAACCACCAGGTTTCCGGAGATGATGAGCACTGTCAAGAAGAGAATAACAGCTATTTCCAGCAGGCAGGAGCTGAAGTTCTGAGAGTAGCCAATGTCCAGCAGGCAGAAGGGTTCTGTGCTATGGTTCAACTCAGTTGCGTTCATCTTGTTCAGGGTGCGCTTGGGCACACAATTAGGGTGCTAGTTCCTTGGGGGCCTAGCTCAGCAAAGGATGCCCACAGTACGGCTGCCCCTGATAGACATGGCGGAGGTGTCCGTGCCAGGTGCCTTCCATATCAGCAGCAACATGAGCCACTAGTCCTCAGTGTCCACAGCAATCCTTTCACCAAAGCAGACACATGCATCAACAGTTTCCTGAGGAGAGTCACTCACTACAAGCTGTTGTGGAGGTCAGGTGGTGAGTCTAGCTTAAATTCCGGATCAAACTCCAGCAGTAGAGAACATAAACTCCCCCCTCTTTAATCAGTCCCCTACCTTTCCGGGGAGAAGCACAGCTGCACCTGAGCGGGGCAGGCAGCTGTCGGCACAGGACGCGCACAAGGAAAAAAGCAGAGGAAGCAGAGTCCTTGCCACTCCGATCACAAAAGTCCCAGTCGCTCTCAAACAGTTATTAGTCCGGAGGATCAAGCACAACTAAGCAGCGCTGGAGATTCTTCACAATAACGTAGTCAAATTGTTTATTCCTACAAATCCCCAAAAAATGATGTTATCCAGAGTCTGATGTCTTTGCAGCAACTTCAGTCTTCAGTCGAACGAAGACTAGGGAATCTCTTCAGCACGTGTCAGGCACCCAGCCCCCTCACAGCAATGTGGAGGAAGTGTGTGTGATCGAGAATAAAAGAACAGCAAGTGGTGATTGGCATTTCAATCGGAGAAGGGGCTCTCCAGAGAGGAGCCAGCGTCTGGAATGTAAATGAAGGATAGAGTGGTGTGATGCAGaaagcagtctctctctctctcctctgtggcACTGCTGCATCCTCGCTCCTTccttccctctctccctccctttctcCACTGCAGCAGGAGCACTCAAACTCCTCCCACCCTTGGCTCTAGCCAGAGAGCAGATGTCGGAGCACAAGCAGAGAGAGGCATCCCCTTCCCTTGTCAATCCATCCACTCTTTCACCCCGCTCATACCCA carries:
- the LOC109049799 gene encoding probable G-protein coupled receptor 21; amino-acid sequence: MNATELNHSTEPFCLLDIGYSQNFSSCLLEIAVILFLTVLIISGNLVVIFVFHCAPLLSHHTTSSFIQTMAYADLLVGVSCLIPSLSLLHHLEGVNEKLTCMVFSYMVCVLKSVSMASLACVSIDRYVAITRPLSYTALVTPCRLRTCITLIWLYSALIFLPSFFGWGKPGYHGDVFKSCSSWDTQPLFTAFIVAALYAPAAFTVCFTYAHIFRICRQHTRQISERRARFGPQDPEPGEQACKDKRYATVLFRITSVFYLLWLPYIIYFLLESAGIYHHAIASFITTWLAISNSFCNCLIYSLSNSAFRKGLKRLCLLCLQRRDTKKSLRDPPAPPRPACHV